A stretch of the Desulforamulus ferrireducens genome encodes the following:
- a CDS encoding zinc-ribbon domain containing protein, whose protein sequence is MTFSDRTLTCRDCGAEFIFSAREQEFFAEKGFQNDPSRCPSCRAARKQRMQGNEGYRPQRQMFDAVCDECGCNTQVPFQPSGTKPVYCRDCYSRTRQYR, encoded by the coding sequence TTGACTTTTTCCGACAGGACTCTTACTTGCCGTGATTGTGGAGCAGAATTCATTTTTTCAGCACGTGAACAGGAATTTTTTGCTGAGAAAGGATTCCAAAACGATCCTTCTCGTTGCCCATCTTGCCGTGCTGCACGTAAGCAGCGTATGCAAGGAAATGAAGGCTACCGCCCACAAAGGCAAATGTTTGATGCAGTATGTGATGAGTGTGGCTGCAATACCCAAGTTCCTTTCCAGCCCAGCGGCACAAAACCAGTTTACTGCCGTGATTGCTACAGCCGCACCAGACAATATCGTTAA
- a CDS encoding helix-turn-helix domain-containing protein — MYSPKELGLRVKRAREHRAKRSGQDFTQKMLAFKIGETSKWVQKLEKGEFYPEWDALNLIADTCAVDIEFLTGENFKDEVDYEEAIKGGHVARNIKQEELYS; from the coding sequence GTGTATAGTCCAAAGGAATTAGGCCTCAGGGTAAAAAGGGCTCGGGAGCACAGAGCGAAAAGAAGTGGGCAGGATTTTACGCAAAAAATGTTGGCATTTAAAATAGGGGAAACTTCCAAATGGGTGCAAAAATTGGAGAAGGGTGAATTTTACCCAGAGTGGGATGCTCTAAATTTAATTGCTGATACCTGCGCGGTGGATATTGAGTTTCTCACTGGTGAGAATTTTAAAGACGAGGTAGATTACGAAGAGGCTATTAAAGGTGGGCACGTTGCCAGAAATATAAAACAAGAAGAACTATATTCATAG
- a CDS encoding ribbon-helix-helix domain-containing protein, translating to MRRHKTITISIPEDLIEYLDKKISQINHSSFEETNRSQYIRLLIKKDMASLTTAKTTPVNVNVEDMDINDLDYYNSLLDLGGYKR from the coding sequence GTGCGTAGACACAAAACAATAACCATAAGTATCCCTGAGGATTTAATTGAATATCTGGACAAAAAAATCAGCCAGATAAACCATAGTTCCTTTGAGGAAACCAACCGCAGTCAATACATTCGTCTACTAATAAAAAAGGACATGGCCTCCCTCACTACGGCGAAAACCACTCCGGTCAATGTAAATGTAGAGGATATGGATATCAATGATTTGGATTATTATAATTCCCTTTTGGATCTAGGGGGCTATAAAAGGTAA
- a CDS encoding S-layer homology domain-containing protein — MKKKLACLVSALLMTFLFWSNAYAASPHLFKDTTGLWWEQSVAECSAANIVGGRGNGLFAPKDSVTRAEAIVFLNRALGHRSEADNYNMAPGGYNFPKDFPEWAKRNVAFAADKGYISKPGIPNMQPKQAASRQEIAVLFANALKLSADGYELTFKDKDAIDPSMKSFVAAAVKHGVMSGKTTELFDPKANVTRGEMAAIVARLFEKGMINPAPDKFFIGKLSAVDVNGKKITVTKGGQAQTYSVDADTLYYRDGKKVGLGLFKANENVKVALDNANKVAVLVYTTANPTTSSGGAVATTTYTGTIQSIMSNPLAVSFKLDAGSINSYPLSTSVVIKQNGLVKDLTALASGTKAEIKVVNGNVTEINLLNTVSSGKELKGYVVNVYLDYLTVRYDDGTHEQLQRLSNVNFYGIERGQRITLTKTDNLITSISSLNETRKIFGYVESVGSSRITIEDLDGYERTVDLANNYRVRDEDGDSIDLDDLDRGDNIEIELNDKGEGKLIKLTSGSSSKSSDLEGEITYIKTSGNYRITIKKYDGSEKTYDVKDNVEVYQDDRKREFNRLYEKDFVKLKLDSSDRVTRIDILNVEVIEGKVTHIDTYDYTIEIENSNGRRTEYDVSSNVKVWEDSKSRTLRNIRSGDKVRLILDNKRYVTVINLGDSSSSSDGSYTGTIYSLDIDDDKIVIEKNGKKTTYILDDDVVVRKNDNGNYLDKLIIGSEVEIKVEKGKVTRIDVDNYERITLKGTLTKISAGRVYIEQDNGTRGGLRITMLLSDRATLRDSRDRSLDISDLGRYVGDEVEFEIRKDEIDYLKIL, encoded by the coding sequence ATGAAAAAGAAACTGGCTTGTTTGGTTTCAGCCTTGTTAATGACGTTTTTATTTTGGTCCAATGCATATGCCGCTTCCCCTCATTTATTTAAAGATACCACCGGTTTGTGGTGGGAACAGTCGGTGGCTGAATGCAGTGCCGCTAATATTGTAGGCGGCCGGGGCAACGGCCTATTTGCTCCAAAAGATTCCGTGACCAGGGCGGAGGCCATTGTTTTTCTAAACAGGGCTTTAGGACATCGCAGTGAGGCGGATAATTACAATATGGCTCCGGGAGGGTATAATTTTCCGAAGGATTTTCCTGAGTGGGCGAAAAGAAATGTAGCCTTTGCTGCTGATAAAGGTTACATCTCCAAACCCGGCATTCCCAATATGCAGCCCAAGCAAGCAGCCAGTCGCCAAGAAATAGCGGTGCTCTTTGCCAATGCTTTAAAACTATCAGCAGATGGTTATGAATTAACCTTTAAAGATAAAGATGCCATTGACCCCAGTATGAAGTCCTTTGTGGCAGCAGCGGTGAAGCATGGGGTAATGTCTGGCAAAACCACTGAACTGTTTGATCCCAAGGCCAATGTAACCAGGGGAGAAATGGCCGCTATTGTGGCTCGGTTATTTGAAAAAGGGATGATTAATCCAGCTCCGGATAAATTTTTCATTGGCAAACTCTCTGCTGTTGATGTCAATGGTAAGAAAATAACAGTAACTAAGGGTGGACAAGCCCAGACCTATAGCGTTGACGCTGATACCCTTTATTACCGAGACGGTAAAAAGGTGGGCTTGGGACTTTTCAAAGCCAATGAGAATGTTAAGGTGGCTTTGGATAATGCCAATAAGGTAGCAGTTTTGGTTTACACCACGGCCAACCCCACCACTTCAAGCGGGGGGGCTGTTGCCACTACCACCTATACTGGCACCATTCAGAGTATAATGTCTAACCCTTTGGCGGTATCTTTTAAGCTAGATGCCGGTAGCATTAATTCTTACCCATTATCAACCAGCGTTGTCATTAAACAAAATGGACTTGTAAAGGATCTAACTGCTTTAGCTTCAGGTACCAAGGCGGAGATTAAGGTTGTTAATGGTAATGTAACGGAAATAAACCTACTAAATACGGTGTCGTCTGGTAAAGAACTAAAGGGTTATGTTGTTAACGTTTATCTGGATTACCTAACGGTTCGTTACGATGATGGAACACATGAACAACTTCAACGGTTATCTAATGTAAATTTTTATGGCATTGAGAGGGGACAAAGAATTACCCTAACCAAAACAGATAACCTGATAACCAGCATAAGTTCTTTGAATGAAACGCGTAAAATATTTGGTTATGTGGAAAGTGTGGGCTCTTCAAGAATTACCATTGAGGATTTAGATGGTTATGAAAGAACCGTTGATTTGGCCAACAATTATAGGGTCAGAGATGAAGATGGTGATTCCATAGATCTGGACGATCTAGACCGTGGGGACAATATTGAGATAGAGTTAAATGATAAAGGAGAAGGAAAGCTTATTAAATTGACCAGCGGTTCATCCTCTAAATCTTCTGATCTTGAAGGTGAAATAACGTATATTAAAACCTCTGGTAACTATAGAATTACTATTAAAAAATATGACGGTTCTGAAAAAACCTATGATGTTAAGGATAATGTGGAAGTTTACCAGGATGATAGGAAAAGGGAATTTAATCGTCTCTATGAGAAGGACTTTGTCAAGCTTAAGCTGGATAGTAGTGATAGGGTAACTAGGATAGATATCCTTAATGTTGAAGTAATTGAAGGAAAAGTTACTCACATCGATACCTACGATTATACTATTGAAATTGAAAATTCCAACGGTAGAAGAACGGAGTACGATGTATCCAGTAACGTTAAGGTGTGGGAGGATTCTAAGAGTCGCACCTTAAGGAATATCCGGAGTGGCGATAAAGTTCGTTTAATCCTCGATAACAAGAGATACGTAACAGTAATTAACCTTGGTGACAGTTCTAGTTCCTCCGATGGTAGTTACACTGGTACGATTTACAGCCTGGATATTGATGACGACAAGATAGTCATTGAAAAAAACGGCAAGAAAACCACTTATATTTTGGATGATGATGTTGTCGTAAGAAAAAATGATAATGGAAATTACCTAGATAAGCTAATTATTGGTTCCGAGGTAGAAATTAAAGTAGAAAAGGGTAAGGTTACCAGAATTGATGTGGATAATTATGAACGCATTACCCTTAAGGGCACACTGACTAAAATTTCTGCCGGTCGGGTTTACATTGAGCAGGATAACGGTACCCGTGGGGGATTAAGAATTACCATGCTCCTGAGTGATCGCGCTACCTTAAGGGACAGCCGAGACAGGTCGTTAGATATCAGTGATTTAGGGCGTTACGTGGGGGATGAAGTAGAGTTTGAAATCCGTAAAGATGAGATTGACTACTTGAAGATTTTATAA
- a CDS encoding 5' nucleotidase, NT5C type, with the protein MRIGIDLDGTIADNFDLLVQTFNEYCGKSLQGKDIKQYSLCKTYNITEEEFNRLMDKKEEGIIMSSPLIPFAREKINQLVKEGWEVHIITARHPKYRDITENWLQNKGVPYSGLHLLNSHDKLELCRELKVRCMIEDNVHNAYQLADGGVNVILFEAPHNKCWPWQGIRCRSWLEIYQYIVNQWHS; encoded by the coding sequence TTGAGAATTGGCATAGATTTAGACGGTACCATAGCCGATAATTTTGACTTGCTGGTGCAAACATTTAACGAATATTGTGGCAAGTCTTTACAGGGAAAGGACATCAAACAATATAGCCTTTGCAAGACCTATAATATTACGGAAGAAGAATTCAACCGGTTAATGGATAAAAAGGAAGAGGGTATTATTATGTCTAGTCCCCTAATACCCTTTGCCCGGGAAAAAATTAATCAGTTAGTCAAGGAAGGCTGGGAAGTACATATTATCACCGCCCGTCATCCTAAATATAGAGACATTACAGAAAACTGGTTGCAGAACAAAGGGGTTCCCTACTCAGGCCTGCATCTTTTAAATTCCCACGATAAATTAGAGCTTTGCAGGGAACTTAAGGTGCGTTGTATGATTGAGGATAATGTTCATAACGCCTATCAACTTGCCGATGGCGGAGTGAATGTTATACTCTTTGAAGCCCCTCATAACAAGTGTTGGCCCTGGCAGGGTATTCGTTGCCGTTCCTGGCTGGAAATCTATCAATATATAGTTAACCAATGGCATTCCTAA
- a CDS encoding copper amine oxidase N-terminal domain-containing protein yields the protein MPRKAIFILLFCLIMLPLVPACADAYIALDGKVLDWQGGVWLEGKCMVPVRPIFQELGYKLTSDMEQGVVQANKGQEKIVIHLWQPKVLHNGSEFSGAGIPQLIEGRTMLYAEDLSRLLGLTLSQEPASNAISFFTKPEMTQEGIVGHLFTADRMYLRAEYYNNQDFLIEHHVAPSPVLVTKYDLEQLLGNYWSPVYIDRLWQDGSEQGRYVGFYSEGSIPLSYSKEIFVSEITPTGARVEVTMPDWWEEDLNNLYKLIYTLSLDEQGRLVITDLKYLE from the coding sequence TTGCCTAGAAAAGCCATTTTTATTTTGCTGTTCTGCCTGATAATGTTGCCCCTGGTACCTGCCTGTGCAGATGCCTACATTGCTCTGGACGGTAAGGTGTTAGATTGGCAAGGAGGCGTCTGGCTCGAAGGGAAGTGTATGGTGCCGGTAAGACCTATTTTTCAGGAACTGGGTTATAAATTAACCAGTGACATGGAACAAGGGGTTGTTCAGGCCAATAAAGGCCAAGAAAAAATTGTTATCCATCTTTGGCAGCCTAAGGTGCTGCATAATGGTAGCGAATTTTCCGGTGCCGGTATCCCGCAACTAATAGAGGGGCGGACGATGCTTTACGCTGAGGATCTGAGCCGGTTACTGGGGCTGACCCTGAGCCAAGAGCCTGCCAGTAATGCCATATCCTTTTTCACAAAACCGGAAATGACCCAGGAAGGGATAGTGGGGCATCTATTTACCGCCGACCGGATGTATCTGCGGGCGGAATACTATAACAATCAGGATTTTTTAATTGAACATCATGTGGCACCTTCGCCAGTTCTTGTCACCAAATATGACCTGGAGCAATTATTGGGTAATTATTGGAGCCCGGTGTATATAGACAGGCTCTGGCAGGACGGTTCTGAGCAAGGACGTTATGTGGGTTTTTACAGCGAAGGGTCAATCCCTTTATCCTATAGCAAGGAAATATTTGTTTCAGAAATCACGCCAACCGGCGCCAGGGTAGAGGTAACCATGCCAGATTGGTGGGAGGAGGATCTAAACAACCTCTACAAATTAATTTATACATTATCCCTGGATGAACAAGGGAGGCTAGTCATTACCGATCTTAAGTATCTAGAATAA
- a CDS encoding DMT family transporter, whose amino-acid sequence MQGSDQPRVNPYVVVLLGVVAVSLSSIFTKLAEAPPLIIAAYRLGMTVLLLAAPTYLTGAEEIRRINKRDLALACLSGIFLALHFAVWITSLNYTSVASSTVLVAMQPLFVISGGYFLYQERIGKRGLLGAALALAGSIVIGINDFHLGGQALWGDILAFAGAIFVAAYVLIGRNLRARMSLFPYTFLVYGAATVVLLLLNIMQGEAFFPYPAETWLWLLCLAIFPTIFGHTLYNWALKYVKAAVVSVSTLGEPVGATILACFIFREIPTVMQMLGGIIIIIGLYIFIISQRTSEPVALSGSTTQMTE is encoded by the coding sequence ATGCAGGGGTCTGATCAACCCAGAGTAAATCCATATGTGGTAGTTTTGCTGGGGGTAGTGGCGGTAAGCTTATCCAGTATTTTTACCAAGTTAGCTGAGGCGCCACCGCTAATTATTGCGGCCTATAGACTAGGTATGACAGTGCTGTTATTAGCTGCCCCCACCTACCTTACCGGTGCTGAGGAAATTAGGAGGATCAATAAAAGGGACTTGGCCCTGGCTTGCCTGTCCGGTATTTTCCTGGCCCTACATTTTGCGGTTTGGATTACTTCTTTAAACTATACCTCGGTTGCCAGCTCCACTGTTTTAGTGGCTATGCAGCCGCTCTTTGTCATCAGCGGTGGCTACTTTTTATACCAAGAAAGGATAGGTAAACGAGGTCTGCTAGGGGCAGCCCTAGCCCTTGCCGGTAGTATAGTCATTGGTATTAATGACTTTCATCTTGGTGGCCAAGCCCTTTGGGGTGATATACTGGCTTTTGCCGGGGCCATCTTTGTGGCAGCCTATGTTTTAATTGGTCGTAATTTGCGAGCCAGAATGTCCCTGTTTCCTTATACCTTTCTGGTTTACGGTGCTGCTACCGTGGTATTGCTGCTGCTAAATATTATGCAAGGGGAAGCCTTTTTTCCCTACCCGGCGGAAACTTGGCTGTGGTTGCTCTGTCTAGCCATTTTTCCCACAATTTTCGGGCACACCCTCTATAATTGGGCGTTAAAATATGTGAAAGCTGCTGTGGTATCTGTGAGCACGCTGGGCGAACCGGTGGGGGCGACCATTTTAGCCTGCTTTATTTTCCGAGAGATCCCCACCGTCATGCAAATGCTGGGGGGAATAATTATCATTATAGGGCTTTATATATTCATTATTTCCCAGCGAACTTCAGAGCCGGTTGCTCTAAGCGGGAGCACTACACAGATGACAGAATAA
- a CDS encoding DVU0298 family protein, translated as MKLREEVESLLKEKNYEELAARVLRQPNLMKYLFRLLYHPYGESRWLAIQGLGQVSAELVKRDKVEDVREILRRLLWSMNDESGSASWSAPEAIGEIIARNPEVFKEYVSIVVHASEEEIFHRGIAWALGRIGEVRPDLVQPFMPLLREFLVHRRPEVRGYAAQALGRIGKPAAESLAELEPLRSEFVDIEVYEEQITAKTVGLLAQEAIDKIAGET; from the coding sequence ATGAAGTTAAGGGAAGAAGTAGAATCATTATTAAAAGAAAAAAACTACGAGGAGTTAGCCGCCAGAGTGCTACGGCAGCCAAACTTAATGAAATATTTGTTTAGGCTATTGTACCATCCCTACGGGGAAAGCAGATGGCTGGCCATCCAGGGTTTGGGACAAGTTAGCGCAGAACTGGTTAAGAGGGATAAAGTAGAGGACGTACGAGAAATTTTACGCAGACTACTGTGGTCTATGAATGATGAGTCCGGGTCTGCCAGTTGGAGCGCTCCGGAGGCCATTGGTGAGATCATTGCCCGTAATCCGGAGGTTTTTAAAGAGTATGTTTCCATTGTGGTGCATGCCTCGGAGGAGGAAATTTTTCATCGGGGCATAGCCTGGGCATTGGGGCGGATTGGTGAGGTACGGCCGGATTTAGTCCAGCCCTTTATGCCGCTGCTCAGGGAATTCTTAGTTCACCGACGACCAGAGGTAAGAGGATATGCTGCCCAAGCACTGGGGCGGATCGGCAAACCTGCGGCGGAGTCTTTGGCAGAGCTGGAACCACTGCGTTCAGAGTTTGTAGACATAGAAGTATATGAAGAGCAAATTACCGCTAAAACCGTCGGACTATTGGCCCAGGAAGCCATAGATAAAATAGCGGGGGAAACATAA
- a CDS encoding ABC transporter ATP-binding protein, with protein MLKIEDLHVYYGGIHALKGINMEVPENKIVTLVGANGAGKSTTLRAVSSLVLPSQGKITFRGEDITRAKTADIVRKGITLVPEGRRIFANLTVLENLNMGAFARNDKEEIKKDIQRIYEMFPRLKEREWQAAGTLSGGEQQMLAIGRALMSRPTLLMMDEPSLGLAPLLVKEVFRIIKEIYSQGMTILLIEQNATAALQVADYGYVLETGNIVLQGPGKELAANDEVKRAYLGKA; from the coding sequence TTGCTTAAAATTGAAGATTTACACGTCTATTACGGCGGTATTCATGCCCTCAAGGGTATTAATATGGAAGTACCGGAAAACAAAATAGTGACCTTAGTGGGAGCCAATGGTGCAGGTAAAAGTACCACCCTCCGGGCTGTCAGCAGTTTGGTACTGCCCAGCCAAGGTAAAATTACCTTCCGTGGTGAGGATATCACCAGGGCTAAAACCGCTGATATTGTAAGAAAGGGTATTACCCTGGTGCCTGAGGGGAGACGTATTTTTGCCAACCTGACAGTGTTGGAAAATCTCAACATGGGTGCCTTTGCTCGCAACGATAAAGAGGAAATAAAAAAAGATATCCAAAGAATATATGAAATGTTCCCCCGACTCAAGGAAAGGGAGTGGCAAGCTGCCGGCACTCTTTCCGGAGGTGAACAGCAAATGCTAGCCATTGGCAGGGCGTTAATGTCTCGACCCACTCTGCTGATGATGGATGAACCTTCCCTGGGGCTGGCTCCTCTGCTGGTTAAGGAAGTATTTAGGATTATCAAAGAAATTTATAGTCAGGGTATGACTATCCTGCTGATCGAACAAAATGCCACCGCAGCTCTCCAGGTGGCTGACTATGGCTATGTGCTGGAAACGGGTAATATTGTACTGCAGGGGCCAGGTAAGGAATTGGCAGCCAACGATGAGGTAAAAAGAGCCTATTTGGGTAAAGCTTAA